A part of Chanodichthys erythropterus isolate Z2021 chromosome 4, ASM2448905v1, whole genome shotgun sequence genomic DNA contains:
- the LOC137019068 gene encoding E-selectin-like — translation MNCSSEEHTFGTICTFSCLDGHQLISNEMMCNLNGSWSGEVAVCQALPDPSASLIKATEVTLGVAGIVGSSSLFLVYWILKKLRSKANKFELNSTSDIEDPPQAYKSVESLILSQTRQVPPHCSTHALNHQPSNHRHLHVITLQSPAP, via the exons ATGAACTGCTCATCTGAAGAACACACCTTCGGCACCATCTGCACCTTCAGCTGTCTTGATGGCCACCAACTTATCAGTAATGAGATGATGTGCAACCTCAATGGGAGCTGGTCAGGGGAAGTGGCAGTGTGTCAAG CACTTCCTGATCCTTCTGCATCACTTATCAAAGCGACAGAAGTGACTCTTGGAGTTGCAGGTATTGTCGGCAGCTCCAGTCTGTTCTTAGTCTACTGGATACTGAAGAAACTGAGGAGTAAAG CTAACAAGTTTGAACTGAACAG taccTCAGATATTGAGGATCCACCACAGGCTTATAAGAGTGTTGAGAGTCTCatattgtcacagacacgtcaggttccacctcactgcagtacccacgcactcaatcaccagccttctaatcaccgccacctgcacgtcattactctgcaatcaccagcaccataa
- the LOC137018818 gene encoding L-selectin-like, which translates to MKWEHARRWCRQQYTDMVAIQNKEEISHLNNILPKVSGYYWIGIRKIEGRWTWVGTNKTLTKEAENWADKEPNNGGNNEDCVEMYIKRNKNEGKWNDESCSKEKTALCYKGR; encoded by the coding sequence ATGAAATGGGAACATGCCAGACGCTGGTGCAGGCAGCAGTACACTGACATGGTGGCCATCCAGAACAAAGAGGAGATTTCTCACCTCAACAACATCCTTCCAAAAGTCAGTGGATATTACTGGATTGGCATTCGTAAAATTGAGGGCAGGTGGACCTGGGTGGGAACTAACAAGACACTTACCAAGGAAGCTGAGAACTGGGCAGATAAGGAACCCAATAACGGAGGAAATAATGAAGACTGTGTGGAAATGtatattaaaagaaataaaaatgaaggcAAATGGAATGATGAATCCTGTTCAAAGGAGAAGACTGCACTGTGCTACAAGGGTAGGTAG